A DNA window from Nerophis ophidion isolate RoL-2023_Sa linkage group LG13, RoL_Noph_v1.0, whole genome shotgun sequence contains the following coding sequences:
- the LOC133564417 gene encoding uncharacterized protein LOC133564417, with product MSTTMSSRLLGSQHFSKFSSWKSLTHAVDHLIRIARRFQRNPATKDNVCKDSHLRDAAISTNELLQSEKIIICTVQREIYADEYTCLQKEESISKDSPLKALDPFIDNDGLLRVGGRIKEAQLQQQEKTPIIIPGSHHVAILLIRHHHEKTQHQGRLFTEGAIRSAGFWIVDGKRRVSSVIHACVVCRKLRGPHQAQKMADIPENRLSTEPPFTNVGLDVFGPWAVSSRRTRGGFAQSKRWAVLFTCMSVRAVHIEVIESLDTSSFLNALRRFLAVRGPVKLIRSDRGTNFVSACKELKISNIINASVEKYLLDQGCEWKFNAPHGSHMGGSWERMIGVARRILDSMFLQLGASRLTHVALTTLVAEVAAVINARPLIPVSTDPDDPLILTPATLLTQKVSFPSAPVGDWIKNLHKSQWRQVQHLAQTFWNRWKRQYLASLQPRTKWTTSTPDLQLGSIVLLKDNQFARNEWPLGLITQVFPSKDGKVRQVEIKVYRKDGTKLFLRPISETVLLLASDKER from the coding sequence ATGAGCACAACCATGTCAAGCAGACTACTTGGATCTCAACACTTCTCCAAGTTTTCAAGTTGGAAATCATTGACCCATGCAGTCGATCACCTTATCCGTATTGCTCGCCGCTTCCAGAGGAACCCTGCAACCAAAGACAATGTTTGCAAAGACTCCCATCTCCGTGACGCGGCGATCTCTACAAACGAACTCTTACAGTCTGAGAAAATCATCATCTGCACTGTTCAACGGGAGATCTACGCTGATGAGTACACCTGTCTGCAGAAGGAGGAAAGTATTTCTAAAGACAGCCCCCTCAAAGCCCTCGATCCTTTCATTGATAATGACGGTCTTCTGAGAGTTGGAGGTCGTATCAAAGAAGCTCAACTTCAGCAACAAGAGAAAACCCCCATCATTATTCCCGGCAGTCATCATGTAGCAATACTCTTGATCCGACACCATCATGAGAAAACTCAACATCAAGGGCGACTGTTCACCGAGGGTGCCATACGCAGTGCCGGATTCTGGATAGTTGATGGAAAAAGACGGGTGAGCAGTGTGATTCATGCATGTGTCGTATGTCGTAAACTACGAGGCCCCCATCAGGCACAGAAGATGGCCGACATTCCGGAAAATCGCCTCTCTACTGAACCTCCATTCACAAATGTTGGCTTGGATGTGTTTGGACCGTGGGCTGTGTCTTCACGACGTACAAGAGGTGGCTTCGCTCAGAGTAAACGGTGGGCAGTGTTATTTACCTGCATGAGTGTTCGAGCTGTCCACATCGAGGTAATAGAATCTCTAGACACGTCAAGCTTCCTCAACGCTCTTCGGCGTTTCCTTGCTGTTAGGGGCCCTGTGAAGCTTATTCGTTCAGACCGAGGAACTAACTTTGTCAGCGCGTGCAAAGAGCTGAAGATCTCAAACATCATTAATGCTTCGGTCGAGAAGTATCTCTTGGATCAAGGATGTGAATGGAAGTTCAACGCTCCTCATGGCTCTCATATGGGTGGTTCATGGGAGAGGATGATTGGAGTAGCACGAAGGATTCTGGACTCCATGTTCCTCCAGCTAGGAGCTTCACGACTCACTCACGTAGCACTCACTACACTGGTGGCAGAAGTTGCTGCAGTCATTAATGCCAGACCTCTGATCCCAGTGTCTACTGACCCGGACGACCCCCTCATCCTTACTCCAGCAACCCTCCTCACCCAAAAAGTGAGTTTTCCTTCTGCCCCAGTCGGTGATTGGATCAAAAACCTTCACAAGTCCCAGTGGCGCCAAGTCCAACATCTTGCCCAAACTTTCTGGAATAGATGGAAGAGACAATACCTTGCATCACTTCAACCACGGACAAAGTGGACGACCTCCACTCCAGACCTTCAGCTTGGGAGTATTGTCCTTCTCAAAGACAACCAGTTTGCAAGAAACGAGTGGCCTCTGGGCTTGATTACTCAAGTCTTTCCAAGCAAAGATGGTAAGGTGCGGCAAGTGGAGATCAAGGTCTACAGGAAAGATGGGACTAAACTCTTCCTGCGTCCcatttctgagacagtcctccTTCTTGCTTCTGATAAGGAACGATAA